One region of Cheilinus undulatus linkage group 4, ASM1832078v1, whole genome shotgun sequence genomic DNA includes:
- the LOC121507802 gene encoding B-cell receptor CD22-like, with translation MNGNDPLDLRNHPDYRGRVEYHCYDNSCTLRITNVRQSDSAEYRFMLMTNQPEGGVTGSPGVTLSVTALQVQVSGGKWVGSDYSAVLMCHGSCRPTAPLSYIWYKNGEKMKEEASSFSGTFYSAHSVACALKGYEDFPSPSVCVYSHSCYRVMYDVRTICALKGSSVNISCTYYSFGIPESMFWFSPDRSHQWKSDTEPEDLSKDPQYAGRVQISESWSGQSSLRISELRERDSAQYHFKFKTAYVEWGNSFAGTTLTVTALQVKVISVTVHQDYTEAELRCHSSCSPAGGISYTWLKNGQKIPSAENSSHRDRLYPGDFMSCASKGLENYASPSVYALKTPSVWVSPVDEITEGSSVTLTCSSDANRAAKYTWYRKNQTLSSEGAQLVFSSIQSSDSAEYQCAAENQLGRRESKPVFIHVQYAPRLPSVSVSPSAEIVEGSSVTLTCSSDANPAANYTWYKENEDSPLASGQILIITYFRAEHSGNYYCAAQNIIGCHHSTVTLTVVVTGKMSTYTCDH, from the exons ATGAATGGAAACGACCCTTTGGATCTGAGAAACCACCCAGATTACAGAGGTCGTGTGGAGTATCACTGTTATGATAACAGCTGCACCCTGAGGATCACCAACGTCAGACAGAGCGACTCAGCTGAGTACAGATTCATGTTGATGACAAACCAACCAGAGGGAGGAGTTACTGGCTCACCTGGAGTCACTCTGTCAGTCACAG CTCTACAGGTGCAGGTGAGCGGAGGAAAATGGGTCGGGTCTGATTACTCTGCAGTGCTGATGTGCCATGGCAGCTGCAGACCCACTGCTCCTCTTTCATACATCTGGTACAAAAACGGAGAGAAAATGAAGGAGGAAGCATCTTCTTTCTCAGGAACCTTTTACTCTGCACACAGCGTTGCCTGTGCTTTAAAAGGATATGAGGATTTCCCCTCACCTTCAGTGT GTGTTTATAGTCATTCCTGCTACAGAGTGATGTACGATGTCAGAACCATCTGTGCCCTTAAAGGCTCATCAGTGAACATTTCATGCACCTACTACAGCTTTGGGATTCCTGAATCAATGTTTTGGTTCAGTCCTGATCGTAGTCATCAGTGGAAGAGTGACACAGAGCCTGAAGACCTCAGTAAAGACCCCCAGTATGCGGGTCGTGTCCAGATCTCTGAAAGCTGGAGTGGACAGTCCTCTCTGAGAATCTctgagctgagagagagagactctgcTCAGTATcacttcaaatttaaaacagcATACGTTGAATGGGGGAACAGCTTTGCTGGTACAACTCTGACTGTCACAG CTCTCCAGGTGAAGGTGATCAGTGTAACAGTCCACCAGGATTATACTGAGGCAGAGCTGAGGTGTCACAGCAGCTGTAGTCCTGCTGGTGGGATTTCTTATACCTGGTTGAAGAACGGACAGAAAATCCCGAGTGCTGAAAACTCTTCTCATAGAGATCGGCTTTATCCAGGAGACTTTATGTCTTGTGCTTCAAAAGGACTTGAAAATTACGCCTCACCCTCTGTGT ATGCTCTGAAGACTCCCTCTGTGTGGGTGAGTCCTGTGGATGAAATAACAGAGGGCAGTTCAGTCACTCTGAcctgtagcagtgatgctaacagAGCAGCTAAATACACCTGGTACAGGAAGAACCAAACCCTGTCCAGTGAGGGAGCACAGCTTGTCTTCAGCTCCATCCAGTCCTCTGACTCTGCAGAGTATCAGTGTgcagctgagaaccagctggGGAGGAGAGAATCTAAACCCGTCTTTATCCATGTCCAAT ATGCTCCAAGGCTTCCCTCTGTATCAGTGAGTCCCTCTGCTGAGATAGTGGAGGGCAGTTCAGTGACTCTGAcctgtagcagtgatgctaacccAGCAGCTAATTACACCTGGTACAAGGAGAATGAAGACTCACCTCTAGCTTCAGGACAGATCCTCATAATCACTTATTTTAGAGCTGAACACAGTGGGAATTATTACTGTGCAGCCCAGAACATAATAGGGTGTCATCACTCCACCGTCActctgactgttgttgtgacAGGTAAGATGTCTACATACACCTGCGATCACTAA